The genome window CCGATCCCCAGGCGAACCTGACTGACTGGCTGGGCGTGCGTGCAGTGGAGGAGGAACAGGGAGCCCGGGAGATCGAGCTCGACGATACGCTCTATCCGGCGGTGCTGGGAGACGACGACGCCGAACTGCGTCTTCCGTCCCCGATTACCGTGCATGGCGTGGACCTGATTCCCGGCCACCTCGACGTGGCGACCATCGAGCCACTGCTGCCGGGACAGCTGATGGGCGTGATGCGGCTCAAAGAAGCCCTGCGGCCGCTGGTGGACCGCTACGACTTCGTGTTGATCGATCCTCCGCCTAGCCTGGGCCAGCTGAGCGCCCTGTCCGTCATCGCGGCGCAGCACGTGGTCGTGCCGGTCCCGGCCAGCGGAAAAGGTCTCAAGGGGCTGCAGACGGTGGTCCAGATGCTGGGCCGCTTTCGCAAGGCCAACC of Deinococcus aerophilus contains these proteins:
- a CDS encoding ParA family protein → MKVITFFNHAGGVGKSSSARDIGYTLGQLGHRVLLIDADPQANLTDWLGVRAVEEEQGAREIELDDTLYPAVLGDDDAELRLPSPITVHGVDLIPGHLDVATIEPLLPGQLMGVMRLKEALRPLVDRYDFVLIDPPPSLGQLSALSVIAAQHVVVPVPASGKGLKGLQTVVQMLGRFRKANPSLNLALILVTQYNDTTNHSRESLAQLRAQFGHLAPVSAPLTYRPALYPDSQLHGEPLPAFARRSAAAAEIGAVTAQLLDVLGVEQRA